Part of the Mauremys mutica isolate MM-2020 ecotype Southern chromosome 1, ASM2049712v1, whole genome shotgun sequence genome is shown below.
tgtacgTAGTGCCAGTGGCACTACTCACTGGCTTAAATTTAGACAAGTGCAAGCTCATCTCTTTTAATACAAAGAAGTTGCCAAAAGTAGACTAAGGACAAGATCCCACAGGATTGTGTCCTTAATCTATTTTTGGCAATTTCTTCATATTAAAATAGGCGAGTTTATATTTTTATCCTTGGTACCATCTGAATGCATCCCATCAAGAGGAGTTCATGGCCATAGTGCCTGAGGTTGGTTTGAGAAAGGACGGAATCATGTGCCACCCTGGCAGGCTTCTCTCAGTTGCTCAGATTCTGCAATAGTATGTGAGATACAAAAACTTAGATGGAATAGAAAAGTGTAGGAGTTGCTCTTGATGCTCAGCTCTGTTTTTTTGAAAATTCCCCTATTGATTTTGTATCACTAAATTTATAAAGTGTTTTTCCTTTCATCAATACTTCATGCAGGAAAGAAATTTTGGGCTCTAAAAGGACATGTCATACTTGAAGGCTACCCCAAGAAACTTTATGAatttgcagcaaagagtcttgtggcagcttatagactaacaggcgtattggagcatgcgcttttgtgggtgaatacccacttcgtcggatgcatgtattcacccacgaaagctcatgctccaatacgtctgttagtctataaggtgccacagaactctttgctgcttttacagatccagactaacacggctacccctctgatttatGAACTTGGATTTCCAAGAGCCCTCCAGAAGGTAGATGCTGCGTTTCATGATACAAAGACTGAAAAGACCAAGTTTTTCGTAGGCGACAAGTACTGGAGGTATAGTATTGGTGGGAGATAAAGAAGTTGGGTGACCTGCTTGTGTTGTCAATTCAATCCAAATATTTGGGTTCAGCAAGGGTAGTGCGGGCTCTATATTTAATATCTCTATTTTAGAGTTTGTGGAAGGTGTAGAATCCATAGACTTGGAGATCAAAGTCCTcagtttatccacagaacagatacagcaCAGGCATTAGATGTGCAAGGTTTTCCCTTCCTTCCCACTATATGTCTCCACCCTGAGCTGTCTCAGCTTAAAAGAACTTTTGAATCACCATCAATTAGATAATCTGtttcaatttgttttttcctgttcATTTTTATTACAGCTATGATGAACGTCATTCTGTGGAAAATGGTTATCCAAAACTAATAGAGAAAGATTTCTCAGGAATTGAAAATAAAATTGATGCAGCATACCAagaaaatggtaaattttcatgcTAGTAAAAATGCTTTGCCATAATGGTTGGATGTGCCCATAGACTGACATACAGAAATTAGTGCATTAAAACATAACAAGCTCTAAGAGGCCTAGTGCTACCAACATAGTGTTGAGATAGATTTTTGTATTAATGTTAATATTAGAATTCTTTAAAATAGAAATGTAATGTGTTAGAAGTCtcaaaaacaatacagaaaattaAGTTT
Proteins encoded:
- the LOC123361784 gene encoding collagenase 3-like, producing the protein MTEGKKFWALKGHVILEGYPKKIYELGFPRALQKVDAAFHDTKTEKTKFFVGDKYWSYDERHSVENGYPKLIEKDFSGIENKIDAAYQENGSIYFFHGSKQSAISVFFTF